The following nucleotide sequence is from Anaerococcus sp. Marseille-Q7828.
AAGGCTCTAGAAAACAAGGGCATATACTTACTTTAAAATACAAGACAAAGATACCAGAATTAGTTTTACACTTTTTCTGGTTTTTCTTATGTAAAAATGCCAAGAAAAAACCAGAGCCCATATTCATAGCTCTGGCGAATGAACCGATATTCTTGTCGGTTAAATTTTATATTTTGTTTCAAATCAGCTTTCTATTCTGCACTCAATAGCTCAACAGTTGATGTTAAAATATCTGAATAAGAATATGAAACTGTTCGTTCTACGTCAAAATCGTTGTTAACTTTTACAGTAAAAACGCTAGGGAATGCATCTACAATGACACCAGTTTTGGTTTTGATGCGTTTTCTGCCCATATCGGCTTTAAGAATTACTTCTTTACCGATACTGTCTTTGACTTGCCTTCTGATATCATTAACTGACCTTTGCTCCATCTAATCATCCTCTCATTAAATACTAATAACAATTATACTTCATAAAGGTCAAAATGTCAAAAAAGCAATATATTATACTAGTTTAGCCAACCTTGTCAAATATTTTCGTAAAAGGCTTTGTAGGCCTTGCAAGTTGAGTACAAATCGGCCTTTGAAATCAATTCTGTTGGAGCATGCATTGACACAACTGGAGTGCCGCAGTCAACTACATCCATATTGTATTCTGCAAGTATGAAGGCAATAGTTCCGCCACCACCTGCATCTACTGCACCAAGTTCACCTGTTTGGTAGATGACATCTTCCTTATCAAAAGCAGCTCTTACTTCTTGCAAGTATTCTGCATTGGCATCGTTGCTGCCACCCTTTCCACCTGAACCTGTGTATTTTGTTAGGGCTACTCCACAGCCAAATTGAGCAGAGTTATCAAGTTCTGACACATCCTTAAAGTTTGGATCATAGGCTGCTGTTACGTCTGCAGAAAGTACTTTTGAATTAGCTAAGGTACGTTTTAGGGAAATTATATTTGCCTTATCATTTATATTTAGTAGTTCAAGAACTGTGTTTTCAAAGAAGTGTGAACCCATTCCTGTAGCTCCGGTTGATCCAATCTCTTCCTTGTCGACAAAGAGTCCTACCAAAGTTTTCTTTGGATTTTCTACACTTAATATTGCATTTAAGGCTGAGTATGAACAAACTCTATCATCGTGGCCGTGACCTATTATCATAGAGCTATCAAGGCCTGCATTTCTTGCTTTGATAGCAGGAATAGCTTCAAATTCTGCTGTTATGAAGTCTTCTTCGATTATGCCATATTTTTCATTTAGGATTCTTAGAATATTTTTCTTAACTGGATTGTCAGATTCATCTTTTAGTGGAATTGAGCCAACTAAGATTTTTAATTGTTCACCCTCTATAACTTCTCTAGCAGATTTATCCATTAGTTTTCTTGATAGGTGGATTAATAGTTCTGATATTGTAAATACTGGTTCATCGTCCTTATCACCTATTGAGATTTCTAACTTTTCACCATCTTTTGTGTATATTACTCCGTGAAGTTCTAGTGGAATAGTTGTCCATTGGTATTTTTTAACTCCACCATAATAGTGGGTTTTAAAATATGCTAGGTTTGAATCTTCAGAAAGAGGAACTGGTTTGAGGTCAAGTCTTGGGCTATCTGTATGAGCTCCTACAATAGCCATACCATTTTCCATATCTTCGCTACCAATTACAAATAAAGCAACTCCCTTGTTTTTGTTTAGGGCGTATACCTTATCACCTGGCTTTAGACTTTTTGCTGCAATTTTTTCATTTATGTCTACAAAGCCTTTTTCTTCAGCTCTTCTTATGATTTCTTTGGCAGCAAGTCTTTCGGTTTTTGCTGTGTTTAAAAAATTGATGTAATCTTTTGAAATTTCTTCAAGCTCATTTTTTTGCTCATCATCGATATTTAGCCACACATTTTTTCTTTTGTATTCCATATTTCCCCCTAAATAAGTTTCCAAATATTTTTTGTAAATTCTACTGGATCATCTATTTCTAGGCCTTCGATTAGTTTTGCTTGGCCTAGTAAGAGATTTACTATCTCTTTTTTCTCATCATCTTCTGCATTTTGTAGAAGTTCATAAGCTTTGGTGTTTTTGCCGATTTCTAGGACTTTTTCAGCCTTAATCTCTGGTGAATTAGGTTGATTTTTGAGAGCTTTTTCCATCTCTATTGAGATATCTCCTCTTTGTTTAATCATTGCTGGTACATCTTCAAGTTTGTCTGTAAACTTGATGTCAACCACATCATCTGACAAATCTTTTAGCAGTTTTTCTATCAAGTCCTTATCGTCTGTATTTTCCTCAGCCTTTTCATCTTCTTCTGCTATAGACTTAAACTTCAATCCTTGGTATTCATCTAACATTCTAATTAGAAATTCGTCAATAGTTTGGTCTAAAAGAAGGACATCTCTACCATCTTCCACCATTGATAAGGCTGGAGAATTCTTGATTTTTTCTATGGAATCACCTGTTGCATACAAGATATTTTCATCAGTTGATTTCATATTTTCTTTGTAGGCCTTTAGTGAAATAAGCTTATCCTCATTTTTTGAATAGAAGAGTAGTAGGTCTTCTAGGTCTGCTTTTTTTGCTCCAAAGGATTCATAGATGGCTACTTTAATATTGTTGCCAAATTCCTTGAAGAAGTCTTCGTATTTTTCTGGTTCTTTTTCCATCATTTCAAGCAAATGAGCGTTGATTTTCTTGTTAATTTGTCTAGAAATAACCCTAAGTTGCCTATCTTGTTGTAAGGTTTCCCTTGATATATTTAGTGTCAAATCGTCACTTTCAACAACACCCTTTGCAAATGAATATGCATCATCAATAAGGTCTTCGCTTCTGTCCATAATCTTTACACCGTGAGTATAAAGTTGCAAACCCTTTTGATAATCTTTTGAATAATAGTCAAAAGGAGCTTTTTTAGGAATGTAAATTATAGACTTAAATTCTACCATGCCCTCTACCTTAAGGTGTAGCCAAGAAAGTGGTTCATCAAAGCCAAAATGTTGGTCTTGGTAGAAGTTGATGTAGTCCTCATCTGTTAGGTCATTCTTATTTTTCTTCCAAATTGGAGTTTCAGAATTTAGGATATCGTAGTCTTTATAATCTTCATATTTCGGCTCATCTTCTGTAGAGTCCTCAGCAAGTCTTGTCTTATTAACTTCCATCTTGATTGGATATCTGATGTAGTTGGAGTACTTGCTGATAAGATTTTTAATCCTAAATTGATCTAAATAGTCGTCATAATTTTCATCTTCAGTATTTTCTTTTAGGAAAAGAATTATTTCTGTACCGTGATTTTCCTTTTCTATTTCAGAAATTTCAAAACCATCGGCATTTTCACTGACCCACTCATAGGCCTTATCTTCGCCATATTCCTTGGATCTTACTATAATCTTATCAGCTACCATAAAGGCAGAATAAAACCCTACACCAAATTGACCGATTAAGTCCTTAATGTCAGAGTTTTCAACAGTTTCCTTAAAGCTTTGGGTACCAGATTTTGCAATAGTTCCTAAGTTTTCTTTCAAATCTTCTTCATTCATTCCAATACCAGTATCGTAAACTGTAAGTGTTCTATTTTCACTATTTGGAATGATTTCTATATAATAATCTTCCTTGTTTGTTTCGGAATCAGATTTTAAATCCTTGTAATATATTTTATCTAGTGCATCTGAAGCGTTTGATATCAACTCTCTTAAAAATATTTCTTTGTTAGTATAGATTGAATTGATCATCAAATCCATAACTTTTTTTGCTTCAGCCTTGAATTCTTGTCTCATATAACCTCCTTAGCACTCTGATAGACTAACTGCTAATATTATACTAAGCCTAGGTTAATTTTCAATTAATTTACTTTCTATCTCAGCCAGCCTCTTAGCTTTTTTTACAAGAAGCTTTTGTATGGCAATCCTCTCTCCTATATATTTTTCTTTATTTTCTTTAATCTTTTTTTGTGAAAGTTTGCTTGTGATAAAAAGGCTTATGGCAAATACAAAAAATATGATGCCAACTAAGCCGTTATTTTCACCAAAAAAATTAATCTTACTTACTAACAATCCAACTAGGATTGTAATTATTATAGGAGGGGTAACTACCTTGTAAAAAGCAACTGAATTTCCAGCATTTGCTACAGCATCATTTGCTATCTTTAAATCCCCTCTTAACTTTAATATGTCCTTTGTAATATCTTCTTTTTCTCTTAATAATTCTTCTTTTCCCATCATTCCTCCATAAAAAACAAATCTCAATCCCTAGTCAACTACTTGTATTTGCTCCAAATTTGGAGTAACATAGTCTTATGAAAAGGGGGCGCTTAAATGGAAAATACTAATACAACTGGCACAGTTGAAATCACCCGCGATATGCTTATAGGTGAGATTATCCAAGCTAAGCCAGAAACTATAAATACACTACTAATGGCCGGTATGGGATGCATAGCTTGCCCATCTTCACTATATGAAACATTGGAAGAAGCTTGCATGGTTCACGGTATGGATTGTGAATACCTACTTGACCAATTAAATAGATAAACTCGAAATTTTAACTTCGAGTTTTTTATATTTCCAAGTTTTTAAATTTCTACATATCTATTGTCTTTGCTTAAATCAAACAAAAATCTTATGAAACTTTCCTTATATCTTACGAATTTTTCCTCTCTTCTAAGCTTGATCACTTCGTCAAGGCTTGCCCACTTGGCATCTGATACTTCTTCTTCTTGTAAGCTTAGACTTTCTAGGTCTACATCTTTATTGATTACATAAAAGTCATCAAAGCCCATAGGAAAATTGGCCGTTACTAGGGGTCTAATGTGTTTGAAATCTATATCTAGACCTAACTCTTCAAAAAGTTCTCTTTGAGCCCCCATTTGTGAAGATTCATGTGTTGATACTGCTCCTCCACAGGTCACATCCCAAAGGCCTGGCATCTTCTTATTTAGGGTTCTTTGTTGGATTAATAACTGACCAAGTTTGTTAAATATACAAACGTGAACCACCATCCTATAAAAGCCCTTTGGTTGGGCAGATCCCCTTATATAAGTTTTATCAGTTTTTTGCCTATTCTCATCGTATAAATCCATTATCTCCATGACATCACTCCTAGAGTATTATTACCCAATTAGTCTAATATATAAAATAATCCTAGCCGAAGCTAGGAGAATTTTAATTATTATTGGTCATTGCATTTGTTAGTCTTGGTATCACTTGTTTTTTACGGCTTAAAACTCCAGGAGCTGATATAGTTCCATTTGTTACCTTGTGACCAAACTCTTCTTCAATATCTTCAATATGCTTTCCTACAACAAGTAGTTCGCTTGTTTCATTGAATATGTCTGTTAATACCAGAACGAAGGTTGATTCTCCGTTTTTGTGAATTTTTTCTTCCATAAGTCCCACTATCTCATCTCTTAAAGGTTCTAGTTCTTCTGGATTCATAGTCATCACTTGGCCAACTCTGACATTTTCACCACTGATTGTAAAAGTTTTTACATCACCTTCTACTATATCTTTTGGAGATTTTTCTTTTAAAGAAGTACCTGCCTTAAACATTTGATTTGCAAAGTCTTCTACGTCAATATCAGCAATTTTGCTCATCCTGTCGACCATACGTCTATCGACATCGGTTGTTGTTGGAGACCTAAATAGCAGGGTGTCTGATATGATTGCCGCACATAGGATACCAGCTATTTCCTTGCTTGGTCTAAGACCACTTTCTAGATACATTTCTGAAACAATAGTTGCTGTTGAACCTACTGGTTCAGCTCTAAAGAATAGAGGTGCTGTTGTAGATATATTTGCTACCCTGTGGTGGTCTATAATTTCAATTATTTCTGCTTGATCAATATCATCTACTGATTGGTTTTTCTCGTTGTGATCAACTAGGATTAGTTTTTTCATCTTTGATGAGATGAGGTGGTATCTAGAAATTGATCCTACAACTTTTTTGTTGCTATCAACAACAGGATATGATCTAAACCTAGATTTTCCCATGACTTCTCTTACTTGATCTATGGTGTCATTTTCGGAGAAATATATCAAATCTCCTGTAGTCATAACGTGACCAACTGGTATTGTCATAGGTAAGAGACGAGAAGTCATAAATGTATTAAATTCTGTGGATAGGATTGTTACATTGTTGTTGAATGCATAGTCCTTGAGGTCTTCATCCATAGTAGAACCATTTGTAAGAATAATTAGAGAAGCCTTTCTAGAGATTAAATATTCTACATAATCTGTTCTGTTGCCTAGGATAACTATTTCGCCTTCTCCAAAGTATGAATCAAAGTCTGGATCATCGTCATTCATGGCCATGACAGTCATCTTTCCATCTAATTTGCTTGGATTTTTTGGCATTACAAGTGGTTTTGCTTTCAAAACATCAATAATATTTTCAATTGGCGTGTTTGCCCTGCCAATTATCTGGTCATCCCACACGTCCATATATGATTTGGTGATATTTGAAAGTGAAGCTATGCCAATTAGTTTGCCATTATCGTCAATTACTGATAAAGAGTGGGTAAGTCCTTCTTGGAAGATGTTCCAAGCAGTTCTTACAGGTATGGATGGGTCAATAGCAAAGGATTTATCAATGTTTATATCCTTTACTTGTAAAAGCATAGATTCTTTAAGAAGAGGAGCTTCTAGCCCAAAATAATTTAGGACAAATTTGGTTTCTGGGTTAAGCTTTCCTAATCTAATAGGAATAGCATGCACATCTCCTTGCCTATTCTTTAGATCTGCATAGGCAAGACTTGCTACGATTGTATCAGTGTCTGGATTCTTGTGTCCGGTGATGTATACAGTTTCTTTCATCTTCTCTCCTTAAATAAACTCAACTTTTAACATTTCGATTTTGTATCTGTCAACCTTATCCACTATTATATTTATATTATCAACATTAACCATATCCCCTTCAACAGGAATTCTCGATAGGTGGTCTATAACATAGCCCCCTATGGAGTCATTTTTGATCTCTTGAATATCCAAGTTAAAATAAGCGTTAAAATCGCTCAAGTGTAGGGATGGTTTTACTAGGTAGGTATTTTCATTTACCTTAAAAATATCTTTATCATCAGTATCATACTCGTCGTCAATTTCTCCAACTAGCTCTTCAACTATATCTTCAATTGAAACAAGTCCACTTGTGCCTCCATACTCGTCAATAACTACAGCAAGGGATACATTTTCGCTTCTCATATTGGTAAATAGGTCAAATATGTGCATATTGTCATAAACATAAAAGGCTGGCCTTACAATCTCTGCCAAATCCAAATCTTTTCCATCTGCAATGGCAGAAACAATATCCTTCATATGCAAGATACCTATTATATTATCAATGTTTTTCCCATAAACAGGTATCCTAGAGTGGTTGGTGTTTCTCAATAGGTCATTTAGTTCCTCTTCAGTGCAATCAAGGGATATTGCTTCCATATTTGTCCTTGGGGTCATGATATCAGACACGTCAGAATTCCCAAATTCAAATACATTATTTATCATTTCGCTCTCTTCGTTATTGATGACACCCTGCTCTTCAGAAACATCAACTATAGTCTTCAAATCTTCTTCTGTAACTATGCTAGTTTCTTCCTTCTCTCCAATTAGGGCCTTTGAAATAGCTCCTGTAATCTTGCCTAGAATAAAATTTATTGGTTTTAAAATAATATCACAAAATCTGATTGGCCTAGCCACCCTTAGGGCCAGCTCTTCACTATTTGCAGTAGCTATGTTTTTTGGTGTTACCTCGCCAAATATAAGGATTACAATTGTAAGTATAATTGGAGAAATAACTGCCCCTCTAGGTCCCATGACCTCAGTAAAAAAAATAGTTGCAACTGTTGTAGTTACAATATTT
It contains:
- the htpG gene encoding molecular chaperone HtpG, with product MRQEFKAEAKKVMDLMINSIYTNKEIFLRELISNASDALDKIYYKDLKSDSETNKEDYYIEIIPNSENRTLTVYDTGIGMNEEDLKENLGTIAKSGTQSFKETVENSDIKDLIGQFGVGFYSAFMVADKIIVRSKEYGEDKAYEWVSENADGFEISEIEKENHGTEIILFLKENTEDENYDDYLDQFRIKNLISKYSNYIRYPIKMEVNKTRLAEDSTEDEPKYEDYKDYDILNSETPIWKKNKNDLTDEDYINFYQDQHFGFDEPLSWLHLKVEGMVEFKSIIYIPKKAPFDYYSKDYQKGLQLYTHGVKIMDRSEDLIDDAYSFAKGVVESDDLTLNISRETLQQDRQLRVISRQINKKINAHLLEMMEKEPEKYEDFFKEFGNNIKVAIYESFGAKKADLEDLLLFYSKNEDKLISLKAYKENMKSTDENILYATGDSIEKIKNSPALSMVEDGRDVLLLDQTIDEFLIRMLDEYQGLKFKSIAEEDEKAEENTDDKDLIEKLLKDLSDDVVDIKFTDKLEDVPAMIKQRGDISIEMEKALKNQPNSPEIKAEKVLEIGKNTKAYELLQNAEDDEKKEIVNLLLGQAKLIEGLEIDDPVEFTKNIWKLI
- a CDS encoding NUDIX domain-containing protein: MEIMDLYDENRQKTDKTYIRGSAQPKGFYRMVVHVCIFNKLGQLLIQQRTLNKKMPGLWDVTCGGAVSTHESSQMGAQRELFEELGLDIDFKHIRPLVTANFPMGFDDFYVINKDVDLESLSLQEEEVSDAKWASLDEVIKLRREEKFVRYKESFIRFLFDLSKDNRYVEI
- a CDS encoding hemolysin family protein, with protein sequence MSTTNIIRLIVIIIGIFLSAFFSSSETALTSVNIFKIRQMEKNGVAKAPLVKKLVDNIGSVLTSILIGNNIVNIVTTTVATIFFTEVMGPRGAVISPIILTIVILIFGEVTPKNIATANSEELALRVARPIRFCDIILKPINFILGKITGAISKALIGEKEETSIVTEEDLKTIVDVSEEQGVINNEESEMINNVFEFGNSDVSDIMTPRTNMEAISLDCTEEELNDLLRNTNHSRIPVYGKNIDNIIGILHMKDIVSAIADGKDLDLAEIVRPAFYVYDNMHIFDLFTNMRSENVSLAVVIDEYGGTSGLVSIEDIVEELVGEIDDEYDTDDKDIFKVNENTYLVKPSLHLSDFNAYFNLDIQEIKNDSIGGYVIDHLSRIPVEGDMVNVDNINIIVDKVDRYKIEMLKVEFI
- a CDS encoding putative manganese-dependent inorganic diphosphatase, with the protein product MKETVYITGHKNPDTDTIVASLAYADLKNRQGDVHAIPIRLGKLNPETKFVLNYFGLEAPLLKESMLLQVKDINIDKSFAIDPSIPVRTAWNIFQEGLTHSLSVIDDNGKLIGIASLSNITKSYMDVWDDQIIGRANTPIENIIDVLKAKPLVMPKNPSKLDGKMTVMAMNDDDPDFDSYFGEGEIVILGNRTDYVEYLISRKASLIILTNGSTMDEDLKDYAFNNNVTILSTEFNTFMTSRLLPMTIPVGHVMTTGDLIYFSENDTIDQVREVMGKSRFRSYPVVDSNKKVVGSISRYHLISSKMKKLILVDHNEKNQSVDDIDQAEIIEIIDHHRVANISTTAPLFFRAEPVGSTATIVSEMYLESGLRPSKEIAGILCAAIISDTLLFRSPTTTDVDRRMVDRMSKIADIDVEDFANQMFKAGTSLKEKSPKDIVEGDVKTFTISGENVRVGQVMTMNPEELEPLRDEIVGLMEEKIHKNGESTFVLVLTDIFNETSELLVVGKHIEDIEEEFGHKVTNGTISAPGVLSRKKQVIPRLTNAMTNNN
- a CDS encoding aminopeptidase is translated as MEYKRKNVWLNIDDEQKNELEEISKDYINFLNTAKTERLAAKEIIRRAEEKGFVDINEKIAAKSLKPGDKVYALNKNKGVALFVIGSEDMENGMAIVGAHTDSPRLDLKPVPLSEDSNLAYFKTHYYGGVKKYQWTTIPLELHGVIYTKDGEKLEISIGDKDDEPVFTISELLIHLSRKLMDKSAREVIEGEQLKILVGSIPLKDESDNPVKKNILRILNEKYGIIEEDFITAEFEAIPAIKARNAGLDSSMIIGHGHDDRVCSYSALNAILSVENPKKTLVGLFVDKEEIGSTGATGMGSHFFENTVLELLNINDKANIISLKRTLANSKVLSADVTAAYDPNFKDVSELDNSAQFGCGVALTKYTGSGGKGGSNDANAEYLQEVRAAFDKEDVIYQTGELGAVDAGGGGTIAFILAEYNMDVVDCGTPVVSMHAPTELISKADLYSTCKAYKAFYENI
- a CDS encoding DUF1858 domain-containing protein, with protein sequence MENTNTTGTVEITRDMLIGEIIQAKPETINTLLMAGMGCIACPSSLYETLEEACMVHGMDCEYLLDQLNR
- a CDS encoding Veg family protein, which encodes MEQRSVNDIRRQVKDSIGKEVILKADMGRKRIKTKTGVIVDAFPSVFTVKVNNDFDVERTVSYSYSDILTSTVELLSAE